The following proteins are co-located in the Vicugna pacos chromosome 3, VicPac4, whole genome shotgun sequence genome:
- the F2RL2 gene encoding proteinase-activated receptor 3, with protein MKAVIFAAVGTLLLSRTSFQSGIKYKADNSAEPTLPIKTFRGAPPNSFEEFPLSAIEGWTGTTTSIKIKCPEESVSNLHVNNATMEYLSSSLSTRLIPAIYILVFAVGVPANVVTLWMLFFRTRTIHMTIFYTNLAVADFLFCVTLPFKIAYHLNGNNWVFGEVLCRMTTVIFYGNMYCSILLLACISISRYLAIVHPFTYRALPKRTYALLTCGLVWATVSLYMLPLFFLKQEYYLVQQDITTCHDVHNTCEFSSPFQLYYFISLAFFGFLIPFLVIVYCYTAIIRTLNAYDRRWLWNVRVSLLILGIFTICFAPSNIILIIHHANYYYDNTDGLYFIYLIVLCLGSFNSCLDPFLYFLMSKITDHSTAYLTMVKSS; from the coding sequence GGATAAAATATAAAGCAGACAACTCGGCAGAGCCAACCTTACCTATTAAGACTTTCCGTGGAGCTCCTCCAAATTCTTTTGAAGAGTTCCCCCTTTCTGCCATAGAAGGCTGGACAGGAACCACCACAAGCATAAAAATTAAGTGCCCTGAAGAAAGTGTTTCAAATCTCCACGTGAATAATGCTACCATGGAGTACCTGAGCAGCTCCTTAAGTACCAGACTGATACCTGCCATCTACATCCTGGTGTTTGCAGTAGGTGTGCCGGCCAACGTGGTGACCCTGTGGATGCTCTTCTTCAGGACCAGAACCATCCATATGACCATCTTCTACACCAACCTGGCTGTGGCAGACTTTCTCTTTTGTGTTACACTGCCCTTTAAAATAGCTTACCATCTCAATGGGAACAACTGGGTATTTGGAGAGGTCCTGTGCCGGATGACCACAGTCATCTTCTACGGCAACATGTACTGCTCCATTCTGCTCCTAGCCTGCATCAGTATCAGCCGCTACCTAGCCATTGTCCACCCTTTCACTTACCGTGCGCTGCCCAAGCGCACCTATGCCTTGCTAACGTGTGGGCTGGTGTGGGCAACGGTTTCCCTATATATGCTGCCACTTTTCTTTCTGAAGCAGGAGTACTACCTTGTACAGCAGGACATCACCACCTGCCATGATGTCCACAACACATGCGAGTTCTCATCGCCTTTCCAACTCTACTACTTCATCTCCTTGGCATTCTTTGgattcttaattccatttttggTCATTGTCTACTGCTATACAGCCATCATTCGGACGCTTAATGCATACGACCGTAGATGGTTGTGGAATGTTAGGGTGAGTCTCCTCATTCTTGGGATTTTTACCATTTGCTTTGCTCCGAGCAACATTATACTTATCATTCACCATGCAAACTACTACTACGACAACACCGACGGCTTATACTTCATCTATCTCATAGTTTTGTGCCTCGGTAGCTTCAATAGTTGCCTAGATCCATTCCTTTACTTTCTCATGTCGAAAATCACAGATCACTCCACTGCATACCTTACAATGGTGAAATCATCTTAG